From the genome of Triticum aestivum cultivar Chinese Spring chromosome 3B, IWGSC CS RefSeq v2.1, whole genome shotgun sequence, one region includes:
- the LOC123068691 gene encoding serine/threonine-protein phosphatase alpha-3 isoform codes for MAADLDLDDVIQRLLDAEAPLSSPSAAPPLKAEEIRHLCAAAKELLLKQPTLLQLSAPVNICGDIHGQYPDLLRLFREIGPPSAANRYLFLGDYVDRGTQSIETICLLLAYKLKYPDAFFLLRGNHECAAVNKQYGFYSECASRGRRIVRLWEELNAVFACLPLAALVGCEGSNKNKKKKILCVHGGLSPELESPDQIRQIKRPLADVPEHGLVCDLLWSDPAADGDDWGWGDPRRCTSFTFGADVVEEFCERHGLAMVCRAHEMKDGGYDQGFAGGKLVTVFSAPNYCGKCGNDGAVMTVAGDLACSFRVFHPENTATPPPAPIYL; via the coding sequence ATGGCGGCCGACTTGGACCTGGACGACGTGATCCAGCGCCTGCTGGACGCGGAGGCGCCCCTCAGctcgccgtccgccgccccgccgctgaaAGCCGAGGAGATCCGGCACCTCTGCGCGGCCGCCAAGGAGCTCCTCCTCAAGCAGCCGACGCTGCTCCAGCTCTCCGCCCCCGTCAACATCTGCGGCGACATCCACGGCCAGTACCCCGACCTCCTCCGCCTCTTCCGCGAGAtcgggccgccctccgccgccaaccGCTACCTCTTCCTCGGCGACTACGTCGACCGGGGCACGCAGAGCATCGAGACCATCTGCCTCCTCCTCGCCTACAAGCTCAAGTACCcggacgccttcttcctcctccgcggcAACCACGAGTGCGCCGCCGTCAACAAGCAGTACGGCTTCTACTCCGAGTGCGCCTCCCGCGGCCGCCGCATAGTCAGGCTCTGGGAGGAACTCAACGCCGTATTCGCCTGCCTCCCGCTGGCGGCGCTCGTCGGCTGCGAGggtagtaacaagaacaagaagaagaagatcctGTGCGTGCACGGCGGGCTCTCGCCGGAGCTCGAGAGCCCGGACCAGATCCGCCAGATCAAGCGCCCGCTGGCCGACGTCCCCGAGCACGGGCTCGTGTGCGACCTGCTGTGGTCGGACCCCGCCGCGGACGGCGACGATTGGGGGTGGGGGGACCCGCGCAGGTGCACGTCCTTCACCTTCGGCGCCGACGTGGTGGAGGAgttctgcgagaggcacgggctGGCCATGGTGTGCAGGGCGCACGAGATGAAGGACGGCGGGTACGACCAAGGGTTCGCCGGCGGGAAGCTTGTCACCGTGTTCTCTGCACCCAACTACTGCGGCAAGTGCGGCAACGACGGCGCCGTCATGACCGTCGCCGGTGACCTCGCCTGCTCCTTCCGCGTCTTCCACCCTGAGAATACTGCCACTCCTCCTCCGGCTCCTATTTATCTTTAG